A genome region from Hevea brasiliensis isolate MT/VB/25A 57/8 chromosome 9, ASM3005281v1, whole genome shotgun sequence includes the following:
- the LOC110653220 gene encoding uncharacterized protein LOC110653220 yields the protein MDDHQLQYQPPLEDSAAKTSKLCIKIKIPNNTTYTTRKPGGEGGGVEGVSGSGDLQGQPAGYRVCEYCGKTFSSGKAWGGHKRHHLKLMKNNNGKETQEASNIEMKKHKHGGSNRCNTIKAGDVTISGGKPICCLCGKTFLSTNSLFGHMRYHPDRDWKGIRPPPPPPLFPKNQIISSALEKVSDSSIDLLDSLSGGWQKKGKRGTCASDLIPEAAYSLLTLSRYFCLSTPPAYVGGHGLETSGSSTKSLGRAIMAETGSRSDHRSKEDEDSDEICGLVTKKKRRKMNYISKLRNSETEPCEFKCSTCDKSFPTFHALRSHRSSFNCKKRSNELASGSAMVDDDASAAEEIPASEPDDETEETREDDPCPVMSIETSFHCDICEKTFPTGQALGGHKRCHRRAPAKPLSNEAVSAEASYVASNTASSGEAEGIQAGHGVIGFDLNKPYVMQDGEENLLS from the coding sequence ATGGACGACCACCAGCTTCAATATCAGCCTCCTTTGGAGGATTCTGCTGCCAAAACGTCAAAGCTTTGTATAAAGATCAAGATTCCCAACAACACTACCTACACCACTAGGAAACCTGGTGGAGAAGGAGGAGGAGTTGAAGGCGTCAGCGGCTCTGGCGACCTTCAAGGCCAACCTGCTGGATATCGTGTCTGTGAGTATTGTGGCAAGACGTTTTCTTCTGGGAAGGCATGGGGTGGGCATAAACGGCATCATCTCAAGTTGATGAAGAATAATAATGGTAAAGAAACCCAGGAAGCATCTAATATAGAGATGAAGAAACACAAACATGGCGGCTCCAACCGGTGTAATACCATAAAAGCAGGTGATGTGACGATTAGTGGTGGAAAACCAATTTGTTGTTTATGTGGAAAGACTTTTCTTTCAACGAATTCCTTGTTTGGGCATATGAGATACCATCCTGATAGAGACTGGAAGGGGATTCGacctccacctcctcctccaCTCTTTCCAAAGAATCAGATCATCAGTTCAGCCCTGGAAAAGGTTTCGGATAGCAGTATTGATTTACTGGATTCTTTGTCAGGCGGCTGGCAGAAGAAAGGCAAGCGAGGAACATGTGCATCTGATTTGATACCTGAGGCAGCTTATAGTCTGTTGACATTATCTCGCTATTTCTGTCTATCCACACCACCAGCATATGTAGGTGGACATGGACTTGAGACTAGTGGATCTTCAACTAAATCCTTGGGGAGGGCCATCATGGCTGAAACTGGGTCTAGGTCTGATCACAGGTCCAAGGAAGATGAAGATAGTGATGAAATCTGTGGATTGGTGaccaagaagaagagaaggaaaaTGAACTATATAAGCAAGTTAAGAAATTCTGAAACGGAGCCTTGTGAATTCAAATGCAGCACCTGTGATAAATCTTTCCCAACTTTTCATGCACTGAGAAGTCATAGATCATCGTTCAATTGCAAGAAGAGGAGCAATGAACTTGCGAGTGGATCTGCAATGGTAGATGATGATGCCTCTGCGGCCGAAGAAATTCCTGCTTCAGAACCTGATGATGAAACAGAAGAGACTAGGGAGGATGACCCATGCCCTGTAATGTCAATAGAAACTTCCTTTCATTGTGATATTTGTGAAAAAACATTCCCTACAGGTCAGGCACTTGGGGGCCACAAGAGGTGCCACCGGAGAGCACCAGCAAAACCTCTGTCAAATGAAGCAGTTTCGGCAGAAGCAAGTTATGTTGCATCCAACACAGCATCATCTGGAGAAGCAGAAGGTATTCAGGCAGGTCATGGGGTGATAGGCTTTGATCTTAACAAGCCTTATGTGATGCAGGACGGAGAAGAGAATCTGCTTAGCTAA
- the LOC110653315 gene encoding elongation factor 1-beta 1, translating to MAVTFSDLHTESGLKSLDEFLARKSYISGDKLSKDDIKVYAAVLGKPGDAFPNASKWYDGVSSHLAASFPGKAVGVRIGGKAAAPVKEAAADGDDDDLDLFGDETEEEKKAAEEREAAKKPAKKKESGKSSVLLDVKPWDDETDMKKLEEAVRSVEMPGLLWGASKLVPVGYGIKKLQIMLTIVDDLVSVDSLIEEHLTVEPCNEHVQSCDIVAFNKI from the exons ATGGCTGTCACTTTCTCAGATCTCCACACTGAATCAGGCCTCAAGTCTCTTGATGAGTTTCTGGCCCGAAAATCTTACATTTCTGG GGATAAACTCTCAAAGGATGACATAAAGGTATATGCTGCCGTTTTGGGGAAGCCTGGAGATGCCTTCCCCAACGCCAGCAAGTGGTACGACGGCGTATCTTCACATCTTGCCGCAAG CTTCCCTGGGAAAGCTGTTGGGGTAAGAATTGGCGGCAAAGCTGCTGCCCCTGTTAAGGAG GCTGCTGCTGATGGAGATGATGATGATTTGGATCTTTTTGGTGATGAAACGGAGGAAGAAAAGAAGGCAGCAGAAGAGAGGGAGGCAGCTAAAAAGCCCGCCAAGAAGAAAGAGA GTGGAAAATCTTCTGTTCTTTTGGACGTGAAGCCTTGGGATGATGAGACTGATATGAAGAAGTTGGAGGAGGCAGTACGTAGTGTTGAGATGCCCGGCCTCCTGTGGGGAGCGT CAAAACTGGTTCCAGTTGGTTATGGCATCAAGAAATTGCAGATCATGCTCACCATTGTGGATGACCTTGTATCTGTGGATTCCCTCATTGAGGAACATCTGACAGTTGAGCCTTGCAACGAACATGTTCAGAGCTGCGACATTGTTGCCTTCAACAAAATATAA